ATGCCTCTTCTTCTGAGCAAACTCCGGGTGCTGAGCCTATCACTTATTAGAAGCCAAAAAAAACTTTGTGCTTCGGTTGGCATTGATATTTCCAAAGCCATCTATAAAAAACATGAACTATATGATGACCAACCAGCCTTCTGTATACCTTTGTGGAGGCAAAGATCCTGGACCCCCACTCATaaacccagatatttttctggtCAGATAGTTGGGAGCTTTCCCTGATTTGCTGCAGTTCCTGGAATTGAAGAAAACCTACCTGGGAAAGTGGCAGGTAAAACAGATCTGCAAGGTTTTCAGTTTCAAACACTTTGTTAACAGAAATCCTGTTGTTCTTGGCATATGAGTATAGTTCAGGCATAGAAAGTTGAAGAGGACCATCATGCCAGCTATCTATCCAGAAAAGAGCATTCTTTCCATCCTTAATTGTGGGAGAGGCGAGTGACTTGAAATCAGGTAACAACTTCAACGTGTCTCTCTGAAAGATCCTTTCCTAATGTGGGAGGATGTCAGGCCCCTTCACTACAAGACGATGACACCGGCTAGCGAAAAACTGCCGTGGATGTTACGACTCAAAGTCATTCCAACTAAACCTTTTTTGAGAACCTTTTGATTACCTTGCGTAACCCCTGAAACACCCAAGGATCACATTTCATTCTTTTGAAGGATTTCTGgtgctccaagaactccaaatTCACAATTCAACTCTATCAATTCCTTCAAGTCAATCAAAGTCAACCCAGACAATTATTGTCAAAACTAGGGTCAATTTCTAGAAGATGCCCAACATCTCCAATCTTTCTATAAGTGATTATCAACCTATAGGACATGAATATTGGCCTCAATGCCAAAACCCCTCTCTCTAAATCAGTGTTTTGGCAGAACGTTTCGCGGCAATTAGAATGAGGTGACCAAATGGTTTTTAAAGAACTTAATTAACTCTAGAACTGTTTCTTATAAAAGAACGGTTGTAATCTCAGCTCAATCATTCATGCATGCTGCCCTGTTCAAGGAAAATGATGGCCAGCCAAAGAGAACATGGCATGCAAATGTAAAACCACCCACGCAGTTCTATATATAGCAGCCCAAGGCTATCCTTTTTAGCCAGAAACACCAGAATCTAGTCTAGTACTAGACCAGACCAATTTGGTGCTAGGAAACATGGGTCATGTGAATGTAGTATACCAGCTCCTGCAAGCATCTCTTGCGCAACGCCTACTACTGCTCGTCCCTCTCCTCCTATTGCTACTGCACTTCGCCTCCAGAAACCGTCATGGTAGCAAAGAAAAGCAGAAGCGACCCAAGCATCATCTCCCGCCTCCTTCGCCTCCTGGCCTGCCCATCATAGGCCACCTGCACCTCGTCGGCGACCTCCCGCACGTCTCCCTCCGCAGCCTAGCAGCAAAGCACGGCGGCCTCATGCTCCTCCGCTTCGGCACCGTCCCAAACCTCGTCGTGTCGTCCTCGCGCGCGGCGCGGCTGGTCATGCAGACACATGACCACGCCTTCGCCTCGCGGCCGGCTTCCAAGGTCTCCAATACCCTCGTCTATGGGTCATCTGATATTGCCTTCTCCCCCTACGGCGATCACTGGCGTCAGGTTAGGAGGCTCGTTACCACACACCTCTTCACTGTCAAGAAGGTGAACTCGTACCGGCTCTCCCGCCAAGAGGAGgtaaaatatatatttagatTACCAACACGAGTTCTTTTAGATGATGAAGGAagctttattaaaaaaaataaagatcaGACCTTTATAACAAAGACCGGAGTGTTATTTATATATGTGTGTCCATCATAGCTCGATCAGAACTTATTACGCGCGTGTAACATGCATGAATATCCTCATCATTCTCTGCATAGGTGCGCCTAGTGATCAAGAAGATCCAGGAGGCGGCAGCTGCGAGCAAGGAGGTGGACATCAGCGAAATGATGAACACGTTCGCCAACGATATCGTGTGCCGTGCCGTGTCAGGAAAGTTCTTCAGGGCGGAAGGACGGAACAAGCTCTTCCGGGAGCTGATCCAGATGAATACTATTCTGTTTGGAGGGTTCAACCTCGAAGACAACTTCCCAGGGCTAGCGAACGTGCTAGGTTTGCTGACGAGGTGGTTTGTAAGCAACAAGACCGACGAGGCACACAAAAGATGGGATGATTTACTCGAAACGATAGTAAGCGACCACGAGAGACGAAGAAGATCTGAGCATGGCGGTGGTGCTGATCAAGAAGAGAGTGACTTCATCGACGTGTTGCTCTCAGTTCAGCAAGAGTATGGCATCACNNNNNNNNNNNNNNNNNNNNNNNNNNNNNNNNNNNNNNNNNNNNNNNNNNNNNNNNNNNNNNNNNNNNNNNNNNNNNNNNNNNNNNNNNNNNNNNNNNNNNNNNNNNNNNNNNNNNNNNNNNNNNNNNNNNNNNNNNNNNNNNNNNNNNNNNNNNNNNNNNNNNNNNNNNNNNNNNNNNNNNNNNNNNNNNNNNNNNNNNNNNNNNNNNNNNNNNNNNNNNNNNNNNNNNNNNNNNNNNNNNNNNNNNNNNNNNNNNNNNNNNNNNNNNNNNNNNNNNNNNNNNNNNNNNNNNNNNNNNNNNNNNNNNNNNNNNNNNNNNNNNNNNNNNNNNNNNNNNNNNNNNNNNNNNNNNNNNNNNNNNNNNNNNNNNNNNNNNNNNNNNNNNNNNNNNNNNNNNNNNNNNNNNNNNNNNtatatatatatatatatatatatatatatatatatatatatatatatatatatatatatatatatatatatatataggaagagtatactctgtagctagctacaaatatgttattctgtagccacctccatttacgataattttatatattaatttacgataatatgtatacatatttacgatagttgagttactataacacatggggatatttaccgtaatgttatagtaaaccacttagtaagAAGTTACtataattttgtaaattaatatagtaattatcgtaactcaaagtggctataaaataagttattttgtagccagctacaaagtaatagttctatatatatatatatatatatatatatatatatatatatatatatatatatatatagatagatagaactaATTAATAACGTTCTGGACATCCATATATGCAGGACATGTTTGGTGCGGGCACGGAGACTTCATCACTAGTTCTAGAACTCGCCATGGCGGAGCTTATGCGCCACCCTCAGCTCATGATCAAGCTACAAGCCGAGGTGCGGAAGAACACACCCAAAGGACAAGAGATGGTTGAGCAAGATAATCTAGCTAGCATGCCATATCTAAGAGCCGTGGTGAAAGAGACGCTGAGGTTGCACCCACCGGCACCACTCCTGCTTCCTCACCTCTCAATGGTGGACTGTGACGTGGATGGCTACAGAATCCCCTCGGGAACACGAGTCATCATCAACGATTGGGCTATCAGTAGGGATCCAGAGTCATGGGAGAGGGCGGAGGAGTTCATGCCAGAGAGGTTCATGGACGCTGCCAGCGCCGCGGCCATTGACATGAGGGGAAACGACTTCCAGTTTGTGCCATTCGGGGCTGGGCGAAGGATCTGCCCTGGCCTCAACTTTGGCCTGGCTACTGTTGAGATTATGTTGGCAAACCTCGTCTACTGTTTTGACTGGGGTCTGCCCATTGGCATGAAGGAAGAGGATATTGACATGACAGAGGTGTTTGGATTGTCAGTCCGTCGAAAGGAGAAGCTCATCCTGCTTTCGGAACCACATGCGTGCACATGTTAGAGTTGTTCCTGCCCACCGGTCTCTgatgagtgagtgagtgatCCATTATATATGCTGTGGACGATGATGTGCTTTCTGCCTCATATACGAATATCCATATATTATATGTATTTTGTAGCATGGGCGTCCCGAGTAAATATATGAGCCCCACTTCAAAACAATATGTGGAGGCATAATGTCtattgtcaaaatctaaaaaaatattaaatatcaACATATTATAAAGGCAATGTATAAAAGATAANNNNNNNNNNNNNNNNNNNNNNNNNNNNNNNNNNNNNNNNNNNNNNNNNNNNNNNNNNNNNNNNNNNNNNNNNNNNNNNNNNNNNNNNNNNNNNNNNNNNNNNNNNNNNNNNNNNNNNNNNNNNNNNNNNNNNNNNNNNNNNNNNNNNNNNNNNNNNNNNNNNNNNNNNNNNNNNNNNNNNNNNNNNNNNNNNNNNNNNNNNNNNNNNNNNNNNNNNNNNNNNNNNNNNNNNNNNNNNNNNNNNNNNNNNNNNNNNNNNNNNNNNNNNNNNNNNNNNNNNNNNNNNNNNNNNNNNNNNNNNNNNNNNNNNNNNNNNNNNNNNNNNNNNNNNNNNNNNNNNNNNNNNNNNNNNNNNNNNNNNNNNNNNNNNNNNNNNNNNNNNNNNNNNNNNNNNNNNNNNNNNNNNNNNNNNNNNNNNNNNNNNNNNNNNNNNNNNNNNNNNNNNNNNNNNNNNNNNNNNNNNNNNNNNNNNNNNNNNNNNNNNNNNNNNNNNNNNNNNNNNNNNNNNNNNNNNNNNNNNNNNNNNNNNNNNNNNNNNNNNNNNNNNNNNNNNNNNNNNNNNNNNNNNNNNNNNNNNNNNNNNNNNNNNNNNNNNNNNNNNNNNNNNNNNNNNNNNNNNNNNNNNNNNNNNNNNNNNNNNNNNNNNNNNNNNNNNNNNNNNNNNNNNNNNNNNNNNNNNNNNNNNNNNNNNNNNNNNNNNNNNNNNNNNNNNNNNNNNNNNNNNNNNNNNNNNNNNNNNNNNNNNNNNNNNNNNNNNNNNNNNNNNNNNNNNNNNNNNNNNNNNNNNNNNNNNNNNNNNNNNNNNNNNNNNNNNNNNNNNNNNNNNNNNNNNNNNNNNNNNNNNNNNNNNNNNNNNNNNNNNNNNNNNNNNNNNNNNNNNNNNNNNNNNNNNNNNNNNNNNNNNNNNNNNNNNNNNNNNNNNNNNNNNNNNNNNNNNNNNNNNNNNNNNNNNNNNNNNNNNNNNNNNNNNNNNNNNNNNNNNNNNNNNNNNNNNNNNNNNNNNNNNNNNNNNNNNNNNNNNNNNNNNNNNNNNNNNNNNNNNNNNNNNNNNNNNNNNNNNNNNNNNNNNNNNNNNNNNNNNNNNNNNNNNNNNNNNNNNNNNNNNNNNNNNNNNNNNNNNNNNNNNNNNNNNNNNNNNNNNNNNNNNNNNNNNNNNNNNNNNNNNNNNNNNNNNNNNNNNNNNNNNNNNNNNNNNNNNNNNNNNNNNNNNNNNNNNNNNNNNNNNNNNNNNNNNNNNNNNNNNNNNNNNNNNNNNNNNNNNNNNNNNNNNNNNNNNNNNNNNNNNNNNNNNNNNNNNNNNNNNNNNNNNNNNNNNNNNNNNNNNNNNNNNNNNNNNNNNNNNNNNNNNNNNNNNNNNNNNNNNNNNNNNNNNNNNNNNNNNNNNNNNNNNNNNNNNNNNNNNNNNNNNNNNNNNNNNNNNNNNNNNNNNNNNNNNNNNNNNNNNNNNNNNNNNNNNNNNNNNNNNNNNNNNNNNNNNNNNNNNNNNNNNNNNNNNNNNNNNNNNNNNNNNNNNNNNNNNNNNNNNNNNNNNNNNNNNNNNNNNNNNNNNNNNNNNNNNNNNNNNNNNNNNNNNNNNNNNNNNNNNNNNNNNNNNNNNNNNNNNNNNNNNNNNNNNNNNNNNNNNNNNNNNNNNNNNNNNNNNNNNNNNNNNNNNNNNNNNNNNNNNNNNNNNNNNNNNNNNNNNNNNNNNNNNNNNNNNNNNNNNNNNNNNNNNNNNNNNNNNNNNNNNNNNNNNNNNNNNNNNNNNNNNNNNNNNNNNNNNNNNNNNNNNNNNNNNNNNNNNNNNNNNNNNNNNNNNNNNNNNNNNNNNNNNNNNNNNNNNNNNNNNNNNNNNNNNNNNNNNNNNNNNNNNNNNNNNNNNNNNNNNNNNNNNNNNNNNNNNNNNNNNNNNNNNNNNNNNNNNNNNNNNNNNNNNNNNNNNNNNNNNNNNNNNNNNNNNNNNNNNNNNNNNNNNNNNNNNNNNNNNNNNNNNNNNNNNNNNNNNNNNNNNNNNNNNNNNNNNNNNNNNNNNNNNNNNNNNNNNNNNNNNNNNNNNNNNNNNNNNNNNNNNNNNNNNNNNNNNNNNNNNNNNNNNNNNNNNNNNNNNNNNNNNNNNNNNNNNNNNNNNNNNNNNNNNNNNNNNNNNNNNNNNNNNNNNNNNNNNNNNNNNNNNNNNNNNNNNNNNNNNNNNNNNNNNNNNNNNNNNNNNNNNNNNNNNNNNNNNNNNNNNNNNNNNNNNNNNNNNNNNNNNNNNNNNNNNNNNNNNNNNNNNNNNNNNNNNNNNNNNNNNNNNNNNNNNNNNNNNNNNNNNNNNNNNNNNNNNNNNNNNNNNNNNNNNNNNNNNNNNNNNNNNNNNNNNNNNNNNNNNNNNNNNNNNNNNNNNNNNNNNNNNNNNNNNNNNNNNNNNNNNNNNNNNNNNNNNNNNNNNNNNNNNNNNNNNNNNNNNNNNNNNNNNNNNNNNNNNNNNNNNNNNNNNNNNNNNNNNNNNNNNNNNNNNNNNNNNNNNNNNNNNNNNNNNNNNNNNNNNNNNNNNNNNNNNNNNNNNNNNNNNNNNNNNNNNNNNNNNNNNNNNNNNNNNNNNNNNNNNNNNNNNNNNNNNNNNNNNNNNNNNNNNNNNNNNNNNNNNNNNNNNNNNNNNNNNNNNNNNNNNNNNNNNNNNNNNNNNNNNNNNNNNNNNNNNNNNNNNNNNNNNNNNNNNNNNNNNNNNNNNNNNNNNNNNNNNNNNNNNNNNNNNNNNNNNNNNNNNNNNNNNNNNNNNNNNNNNNNNNNNNNNNNNNNNNNNNNNNNNNNNNNNNNNNNNNNNNNNNNNNNNNNNNNNNNNNNNNNNNNNNNNNNNNNNNNNNNNNNNNNNNNNNNNNNNNNNNNNNNNNNNNNNNNNNNNNNNNNNNNNNNNNNNNNNNNNNNNNNNNNNNNNNNNNNNNNNNNNNNNNNNNNNNNNNNNNNNNNNNNNNNNNNNNNNNNNNNNNNNNNNNNNNNNNNNNNNNNNNNNNNNNNNNNNNNNNNNNNNNNNNNNNNNNNNNNNNNNNNNNNNNNNNNNNNNNNNNNNNNNNNNNNNNNNNNNNNNNNNNNNNNNNNNNNNNNNNNNNNNNNNNNNNNNNNNNNNNNNNNNNNNNNNNNNNNNNNNNNNNNNNNNNNNNNNNNNNNNNNNNNNNNNNNNNNNNNNNNNNNNNNNNNNNNNNNNNNNNNNNNNNNNNNNNNNNNNNNNNNNNNNNNNNNNNNNNNNNNNNNNNNNNNNNNNNNNNNNNNNNNNNNNNNNNNNNNNNNNNNNNNNNNNNNNNNNNNNNNNNNNNNNNNNNNNNNNNNNNNNNNNNNNNNNNNNNNNNNNNNNNNNNNNNNNNNNNNNNNNNNNNNNNNNNNNNNNNNNNNNNNNNNNNNNNNNNNNNNNNNNNNNNNNNNNNNNNNNNNNNNNNNNNNNNNNNNNNNNNNNNNNNNNNNNNNNNNNNNNNNNNNNNNNNNNNNNNNNNNNNNNNNNNNNNNNNNNNNNNNNNNNNNNNNNNNNNNNNNNNNNNNNNNNNNNNNNNNNNNNNNNNNNNNNNNNNNNNNNNNNNNNNNNNNNNNNNNNNNNNNNNNNNNNNNNNNNNNNNNNNNNNNNNNNNNNNNNNNNNNNNNNNNNNNNNNNNNNNNNNNNNNNNNNNNNNNNNNNNNNNNNNNNNNNNNNNNNNNNNNNNNNNNNNNNNNNNNNNNNNNNNNNNNNNNNNNNNNNNNNNNNNNNNNNNNNNNNNNNNNNNNNNNNNNNNNNNNNNNNNNNNNNNNNNNNNNNNNNNNNNNNNNNNNNNNNNNNNNNNNNNNNNNNNNNNNNNNNNNNNNNNNNNNNNNNNNNNNNNNNNNNNNNNNNNNNNNNNNNNNNNNNNNNNNNNNNNNNNNNNNNNNNNNNNNNNNNNNNNNNNNNNNNNNNNNNNNNNNNNNNNNNNNNNNNNNNNNNNNNNNNNNNNNNNNNNNNNNNNNNNNNNNNNNNNNNNNNNNNNNNNNNNNNNNNNNNNNNNNNNNNNNNNNNNNNNNNNNNNNNNNNNNNNNNNNNNNNNNNNNNNNNNNNNNNNNNNNNNNNNNNNNNNNNNNNNNNNNNNNNNNNNNNNNNNNNNNNNNNNNNNNNNNNNNNNNNNNNNNNNNNNNNNNNNNNNNNNNNNNNNNNNNNNNNNNNNNNNNNNNNNNNNNNNNNNNNNNNNNNNNNNNNNNNNNNNNNNNNNNNNNNNNNNNNNNNNNNNNNNNNNNNNNNNNNNNNNNNNNNNNNNNNNNNNNNNNNNNNNNNNNNNNNNNNNNNNNNNNNNNNNNNNNNNNNNNNNNNNNNNNNNNNNNNNNNNNNNNNNNNNNNNNNNNNNNNNNNNNNNNNNNNNNNNNNNNNNNNNNNNNNNNNNNNNNNNNNNNNNNNNNNNNNNNNNNNNNNNNNNNNNNNNNNNNNNNNNNNNNNNNNNNNNNNNNNNNNNNNNNNNNNNNNNNNNNNNNNNNNNNNNNNNNNNNNNNNNNNNNNNNNNNNNNNNNNNNNNNNNNNNNNNNNNNNNNNNNNNNNNNNNNNNNNNNNNNNNNNNNNNNNNNNNNNNNNNNNNNNNNNNNNNNNNNNNNNNNNNNNNNNNNNNNNNNNNNNNNNNNNNNNNNNNNNNNNNNNNNNNNNNNNNNNNNNNNNNNNNNNNNNNNNNNNNNNNNNNNNNNNNNNNNNNNNNNNNNNNNNNNNNNNNNNNNNNNNNNNNNNNNNNNNNNNNNNNNNNNNNNNNNNNNNNNNNNNNNNNNNNNNNNNNNNNNNNNNNNNNNNNNNNNNNNNNNNNNNNNNNNNNNNNNNNNNNNNNNNNNNNNNNNNNNNNNNNNNNNNNNNNNNNNNNNNNNNNNNNNNNNNNNNNNNNNNNNNNNNNNNNNNNNNNNNNNNNNNNNNNNNNNNNNNNNNNNNNNNNNNNNNNNNNNNNNNNNNNNNNNNNNNNNNNNNNNNNNNNNNNNNNNNNNNNNNNNNNNNNNNNNNNNNNNNNNNNNNNNNNNNNNNNNNNNNNNNNNNNNNNNNNNNNNNNNNNNNNNNNNNNNNNNNNNNNNNNNNNNNNNNNNNNNNNNNNNNNNNNNNNNNNNNNNNNNNNNNNNNNNNNNNNNNNNNNNNNNNNNNNNNNNNNNNNNNNNNNNNNNNNNNNNNNNNNNNNNNNNNNNNNNNNNNNNNNNNNNNNNNNNNNNNNNNNNNNNNNNNNNNNNNNNNNNNNNNNNNNNNNNNNNNNNNNNNNNNNNNNNNNNNNNNNNNNNNNNNNNNNNNNNNNNNNNNNNNNNNNNNNNNNNNNNNNNNNNNNNNNNNNNNNNNNNNNNNNNNNNNNNNNNNNNNNNNNNNNNNNNNNNNNNNNNNNNNNNNNNNNNNNNNNNNNNNNNNNNNNNNNNNNNNNNNNNNNNNNNNNNNNNNNNNNNNNNNNNNNNNNNNNNNNNNNNNNNNNNNNNNNNNNNNNNNNNNNNNNNNNNNNNNNNNNNNNNNNNNNNNNNNNNNNNNNNNNNNNNNNNNNNNNNNNNNNNNNNNNNNNNNNNNNNNNNNNNNNNNNNNNNNNNNNNNNNNNNNNNNNNNNNNNNNNNNNNNNNNNNNNNNNNNNNNNNNNNNNNNNNNNNNNNNNNNNNNNNNNNNNNNNNNNNNNNNNNNNNNNNNNNNNNNNNNNNNNNNNNNNNNNNNNNNNNNNNNNNNNNNNNNNNNNNNNNNNNNNNNNNNNNNNNNNNNNNNNNNNNNNNNNNNNNNNNNNNNNNNNNNNNNNNNNNNNNNNNNNNNNNNNNNNNNNNNNNNNNNNNNNNNNNNNNNNNNNNNNNNNNNNNNNNNNNNNNNNNNNNNNNNNNNNNNNNNNNNNNNNNNNNNNNNNNNNNNNNNNNNNNNNNNNNNNNNNNNNNNNNNNNNNNNNNNNNNNNNNNNNNNNNNNNNNNNNNNNNNNNNNNNNNNNNNNNNNNNNNNNNNNNNNNNNNNNNNNNNNNNNNNNNNNNNNNNNNNNNNNNNNNNNNNNNNNNNNNNNNNNNNNNNNNNNNNNNNNNNNNNNNNNNNNNNNNNNNNNNNNNNNNNNNNNNNNNNNNNNNNNNNNNNNNNNNNNNNNNNNNNNNNNNNNNNNNNNNNNNNNNNNNNNNNNNNNNNNNNNNNNNNNNNNNNNNNNNNNNNNNNNNNNNNNNNNNNNNNNNNNNNNNNNNNNNNNNNNNNNNNNNNNNNNNNNNNNNNNNNNNNNNNNNNNNNNNNNNNNNNNNNNNNNNNNNNNNNNNNNNNNNNNNNNNNNNNNNNNNNNNNNNNNNNNNNNNNNNNNNNNNNNNNNNNNNNNNNNNNNNNNNNNNNNNNNNNNNNNNNNNNNNNNNNNNNNNNNNNNNNNNNNNNNNNNNNNNNNNNNNNNNNNNNNNNNNNNNNNNNNNNNNNNNNNNNNNNNNNNNNNNNNNNNNNNNNNNNNNNNNNNNNNNNNNNNNNNNNNNNNNNNNNNNNNNNNNNNNNNNNNNNNNNNNNNNNNNNNNNNNNNNNNNNNNNNNNNNNNNNNNNNNNNNNNNNNNNNNNNNNNNNNNNNNNNNNNNNNNNNNNNNNNNNNNNNNNNNNNNNNNNNNNNNNNNNNNNNNNNNNNNNNNNNNNNNNNNNNNNNNNNNNNNNNNNNNNNNNNNNNNNNNNNNNNNNNNNNNNNNNNNNNNNNNNNNNNNNNNNNNNNNNNNNNNNNNNNNNNNNNNNNNNNNNNNNNNNNNNNNNNNNNNNNNNNNNNNNNNNNNNNNNNNNNNNNNNNNNNNNNNNNNNNNNNNNNNNNNNNNNNNNNNNNNNNNNNNNNNNNNNNNNNNNNNNNNNNNNNNNNNNNNNNNNNNNNNNNNNNNNNNNNNNNNNNNNNNNNNNNNNNNNNNNNNNNNNNNNNNNNNNNNNNNNNNNNNNNNNNNNNNNNNNNNNNNNNNNNNNNNNNNNNNNNNNNNNNNNNNNNNNNNNNNNNNNNNNNNNNNNNNNNNNNNNNNNNNNNNNNNNNNNNNNNNNNNNNNNNNNNNNNNNNNNNNNNNNNNNNNNNNNNNNNNNNNNNNNNNNNNNNNNNNNNNNNNNNNNNNNNNNNNNNNNNNNNNNNNNNNNNNNNNNNNNNNNNNNNNNNNNNNNNNNNNNNNNNNNNNNNNNNNNNNNNNNNNNNNNNNNNNNNNNNNNNNNNNNNNNNNNNNNNNNNNNNNNNNNNNNNNNNNNNNNNNNNNNNNNNNNNNNNNNNNNNNNNNNNNNNNNNNNNNNNNNNNNNNNNNNNNNNNNNNNNNNNNNNNNNNNNNNNNNNNNNNNNNNNNNNNNNNNNNNNNNNNNNNNNNNNNNNNNNNNNNNNNNNNNNNNNNNNNNNNNNNNNNNNNNNNNNNNNNNNNNNNNNNNNNNNNNNNNNNNNNNNNNNNNNNNNNNNNNNNNNNNNNNNNNNNNNNNNNNNNNNNNNNNNNNNNNNNNNNNNNNNNNNNNNNNNNNNNNNNNNNNNNNNNNNNNNNNNNNNNNNNNNNNNNNNNNNNNNNNNNNNNNNNNNNNNNNNNNNNNNNNNNNNNNNNNNNNNNNNNNNNNNNNNNNNNNNNNNNNNNNNNNNNNNNNNNNNNNNNNNNNNNNNNNNNNNNNNNNNNNNNNNNNNNNNNNNNNNNNNNNNNNNNNNNNNNNNNNNNNNNNNNNNNNNNNNNNNNNNNNNNNNNNNNNNNNNNNNNNNNNNNNNNNNNNNNNNNNNNNNNNNNNNNNNNNNNNNNNNNNNNNNNNNNNNNNNNNNNNNNNNNNNNNNNNNNNNNNNNNNNNNNNNNNNNNNNNNNNNNNNNNNNNNNNNNNNNNNNNNNNNNNNNNNNNNNNNNNNNNNNNNNNNNNNNNNNNNNNNNNNNNNNNNNNNNNNNNNNNNNNNNNNNNNNNNNNNNNNNNNNNNNNNNNNNNNNNNNNNNNNNNNNNNNNNNNNNNNNNNNNNNNNNNNNNNNNNNNNNNNNNNNNNNNNNNNNNNNNNNNNNNNNNNNNNNNNNNNNNNNNNNNNNNNNNNNNNNNNNNNNNNNNNNNNNNNNNNNNNNNNNNNNNNNNNNNNNNNNNNNNNNNNNNNNNNNNNNNNNNNNNNNNNNNNNNNNNNNNNNNNNNNNNNNNNNNNNNNNNNNNNNNNNNNNNNNNNNNNNNNNNNNNNNNNNNNNNNNNNNNNNNNNNNNNNNNNNNNNNNNNNNNNNNNNNNNNNNNNNNNNNNNNNNNNNNNNNNNNNNNNNNNNNNNNNNNNNNNNNNNNNNNNNNNNNNNNNNNNNNNNNNNNNNNNNNNNNNNNNNNNNNNNNNNNNNNNNNNNNNNNNNNNNNNNNNNNNNNNNNNNNNNNNNNNNNNNNNNNNNNNNNNNNNNNNNNNNNNNNNNNNNNNNNNNNNNNNNNNNNNNNNNNNNNNNNNNNNNNNNNNNNNNNNNNNNNNNNNNNNNNNNNNNNNNNNNNNNNNNNNNNNNNNNNNNNNNNNNNNNNNNNNNNNNNNNNNNNNNNNNNNNNNNNNNNNNNNNNNNNNNNNNNNNNNNNNNNNNNNNNNNNNNNNNNNNNNNNNNNNNNNNNNNNNNNNNNNNNNNNNNNNNNNNNNNNNNNNNNNNNNNNNNNNNNNNNNNNNNNNNNNNNNNNNNNNNNNNNNNNNNNNNNNNNNNNNNNNNNNNNNNNNNNNNNNNNNNNNNNNNNNNNNNNNNNNNNNNNNNNNNNNNNNNNNNNNNNNNNNNNNNNNNNNNNNNNNNNNNNNNNNNNNNNNNNNNNNNNNNNNNNNNNNNNNNNNNNNNNNNNNNNNNNNNNNNNNNNNNNNNNNNNNNNNNNNNNNNNNNNNNNNNNNNNNNNNNNNNNNNNNNNNNNNNNNNNNNNN
This window of the Sorghum bicolor cultivar BTx623 chromosome 7, Sorghum_bicolor_NCBIv3, whole genome shotgun sequence genome carries:
- the LOC8073271 gene encoding indole-2-monooxygenase, with amino-acid sequence MQDMFGAGTETSSLVLELAMAELMRHPQLMIKLQAEVRKNTPKGQEMVEQDNLASMPYLRAVVKETLRLHPPAPLLLPHLSMVDCDVDGYRIPSGTRVIINDWAISRDPESWERAEEFMPERFMDAASAAAIDMRGNDFQFVPFGAGRRICPGLNFGLATVEIMLANLVYCFDWGLPIGMKEEDIDMTEVFGLSVRRKEKLILLSEPHACTC